The following proteins come from a genomic window of Acidimicrobiia bacterium:
- a CDS encoding septal ring lytic transglycosylase RlpA family protein → MRRHLLIAFSLLIAALGPAALGSTAVDRALDLAELRLERPALEALVESARADFEVHSAGFELSREELDAVLAEQIVALDQLEEVEGDLRAARSRFDDGIEQLYIRGGTAALTVVMFFDDPTEAGIATHYLEALNDSETDSLGDIEELLPVMDELKYTAFDAVELAEADYAERERAFLLAAGHLAELESELARLDVRVDRLTTEWREYRLGLVEDVLQATGATGVLAEVTAEQGALRASLPLGPTVGIPPGLESTGRVLSGVASWYGPGFHGRRASSGAIFDERDFTVAHKTLAHGTLLLVTFGDKQAVVMVNDRGPFIEGRSFDLSKAAAQYLGVGLNRIKAEVLVAAP, encoded by the coding sequence GTGCGGCGTCATCTCCTCATTGCTTTCAGCCTTCTCATTGCTGCCCTCGGCCCGGCCGCCCTCGGATCGACCGCGGTCGATCGAGCGCTTGACCTAGCCGAACTGCGTCTCGAGCGCCCGGCGCTCGAAGCTTTGGTAGAGAGCGCCCGCGCCGATTTCGAGGTACACAGCGCTGGCTTCGAGTTGAGTCGCGAGGAGCTCGACGCCGTGCTCGCCGAACAGATCGTTGCACTCGACCAGCTCGAGGAGGTGGAAGGCGATCTGCGCGCCGCTCGCTCCAGGTTCGATGATGGCATCGAGCAGTTGTACATTCGCGGCGGGACGGCGGCATTGACCGTCGTGATGTTCTTCGACGATCCGACTGAGGCCGGCATCGCCACCCACTACCTCGAAGCTCTCAATGACTCCGAAACCGATTCATTGGGCGACATCGAGGAACTGCTCCCCGTCATGGATGAGCTCAAGTACACCGCCTTCGACGCGGTCGAGCTGGCCGAAGCCGATTATGCCGAGCGGGAGAGAGCGTTTCTTCTGGCGGCCGGACACCTCGCTGAGCTCGAATCGGAGCTGGCACGGCTCGACGTGCGTGTTGATCGTCTTACGACGGAGTGGCGCGAATATCGCTTGGGACTAGTTGAGGACGTCCTCCAGGCCACCGGCGCCACCGGCGTTCTGGCCGAGGTCACGGCCGAGCAGGGAGCGCTACGCGCGTCGTTGCCACTCGGACCGACAGTCGGCATCCCGCCGGGCCTCGAATCCACCGGCCGAGTCCTCTCCGGAGTTGCCTCGTGGTACGGGCCGGGTTTCCACGGACGGCGGGCCTCGAGCGGAGCCATCTTCGATGAACGCGACTTCACCGTCGCCCACAAGACGCTCGCACACGGGACGTTGCTCCTGGTCACCTTCGGCGACAAGCAGGCCGTCGTCATGGTCAACGATCGGGGGCCGTTCATCGAGGGCCGCTCGTTCGACCTGTCGAAGGCCGCCGCCCAGTACCTGGGTGTCGGCCTCAACCGGATCAAGGCGGAGGTCCTCGTAGCTGCTCCCTAA